A portion of the Psilocybe cubensis strain MGC-MH-2018 chromosome 10, whole genome shotgun sequence genome contains these proteins:
- a CDS encoding Glyceraldehyde-3-phosphate dehydrogenase translates to MTNLALIGRIVLRNALELGNLDVIAINDPFLSLDYMVYLFKYDSVHGRYKDPVEAKDGKLYINERPLHVFNEKNPAAIKWGSVGVEYIVESTGIFTTIDEAQAHLKGGAKKVVITALSDDAPMYVYGINHKEYKGEIDIVSNASCTTNCLAPLAKIVNDKFGIIEGLMTAAHATTGTYKTMDVSFQKDTLYDTSGCSANSSSIPSSSTGAAKAVGKIIPELKGRLNGVSFRLPIIDASVVDLVVRTRIPMTEEEVIDTFRQAAESPEYKGIMGFVNEPLVSSDFVGSNYSSIFDAQSCLVMNDNYVKMLSWYDNEWGYSRRVCDLVAYISSVTPE, encoded by the exons ATGACCAACCTCGCCTT AATTGGTCGTATTGTTCTTCGCAATGCTTTGGAGTTAGGCAACCTTGATGTCATAGCCATAAACGA TCCATTCCTTTCTCTAGACTATATG GTTTACTTGTTCAAGTATGACTCGGTACACGGGCGCTACAAAGACCCTGTGGAAGCAAAAGACGGGAAACTGTACATCAACGAAAGGCCTTTGCACGTCTTTAACGAGAAAAACCCTGCCGCTATCAAATGGGGCTCCGTCGGCGTTGAATATATTGTCGAGTCGACTGGGATCTTCACTACGATTGATGA AGCCCAAGCCCATTTGAAAGGCGGGGCGAAGAAAGTAGTTATCACTGCTCTATCCGACGACGCACCAATGTATGTCTATGGTATCAACCACAAAGAGTACAAAGGGGAAATTGATATC GTCTCCAATGCATCGTGTACGACCAACTGTCTTGCACCTCTTGCTAAGATCGTGAATGATAAATTCGGCATCATCGAAGGGTTAATGACTGCCGCCCATGCGACAACTGGGACATACAAAACGATGGACGTGTCGTTTCAAAAAGACACCTTGTACGATACCAGTGGATGTAGCGCAAACAGCAGCTCCattccatcatcatccactgGGGCTGCCAAAGCAGTTGGAAAAATTATCCCAGAATTGAAAGGAAGATTAAA TGGAGTATCCTTTCGCCTCCCGATTATTGATGCCTCCGTCGTTGATCTTGTTGTCCGAACTAGGATCCCAatgacagaagaagaagtcaTCGACACGTTCAGACAGGCTGCTGAAAGCCCAGAATATAAAGGCATTATGGGCTTTGTCAACGAGCCGCTCGTCTCGTCGGACTTTGTTGGCAGCAACTACTCTTCGATTTTTGACGCTCAGTCATGTCTCGTGATGAACGACAACTATGTGAAGATGCTTTCTTGGTACGATAATGAGTGGGGGTATTCCCGTCGTGTCTGCGATTTGGTTGCCTATATTTCCAGTGTCACGCCGGAATAA
- a CDS encoding Glyceraldehyde-3-phosphate dehydrogenase codes for MIVRYVKVNVGINGYAPFALRLVEDVGDRFGRIGRIVFRNALEAQGVEVVAINDPFIDLEYMVYMFKYDSVHGRFKGTVEAKDGKLVINGKPVTVFAERDPGAIQWGSAGAEYVVESTGVFTTIDKASAHLKGGAKKVIISAPSADAPMFVCGVNLDKYDPKYQVISNASCTTNCLAPLAKVINDKFGIVEGLMTTVHATTATQKTVDGPSHKDWRGGRSVNNNIIPSSTGAAKAVGKVIPSLNGKLTGLAFRVPTLDVSVVDLVVRLEKSASYDDIKAAIKAASEGEYKGILEYTDEQVVSTDFIGHTASSIFDANAGIQLSPNFVKLISWYDNEWGYSRRVVDLISYVAAKDKEAGL; via the exons ATGATTGTTCGATATGTCAAGGTCAACGTTGGTATTAACGGGTACGCCCCTTTTGCGCTTCGTCTTGTTGAAGATGTTGGCGATCG ATTCGGTCGTATTGGCCGCATTGTCTTCCGTAACGCTCTGGAGGCCCAGGGTGTTGAGGTCGTCGCCATTAACGA CCCCTTCATCGACCTTGAGTACATGGTCTACATGTTCAAGTACGATTCCGTCCACGGACGCTTCAAGGGAACCGTCGAGGCCAAAGATGGCAAGCTCGTTATCAACGGAAAGCCCGTCACCGTTTTCGCTGAGCGCGACCCTGGTGCCATCCAGTGGGGATCCGCTGGTGCTGAATACGTTGTTGAGTCCACT GGTGTTTTCACCACCATTGACAA GGCTTCCGCTCACTTGAAGGGTGGTGCTAAGAAAGTCATTATCTCCGCCCCCTCCGCTGATGCTCCCATGTTCGTGTGTGGTGTTAACTTGGACAAGTATGATCCCAAGTACCAAGTC ATCTCTAACGCTTCCTGCACCACCAACTGCCTTGCCCCTCTGGCCAAGGTTATCAACGACAAGTTCGGTATCGTTGAGGGTTTGATGACCACCGTCCACGCCACCACTGCCACCCAAAAGACCGTTGATGGTCCTTCCCACAAGGACTGGCGTGGAGGACGCAGtgtcaacaacaacatcatTCCTTCCTCGACTGGTGCCGCCAAGGCTGTCGGAAAGGTCATTCCTTCTCTTAACGGCAAGCTGAC TGGTCTTGCATTCCGTGTCCCCACCCTCGATGTCTCTGTCGTTGATCTTGTTGTCCGTCTCGAGAAGAGCGCCTCCTATGATGACATCAAGGCTGCCATCAAGGCTGCTTCTGAAGGTGAATACAAGGGAATTCTCGAGTACACCGACGAGCAGGTCGTCTCCACCGACTTCATCGGCCACACCGCCTCCTCCATCTTCGACGCCAACGCCGGAATCCAGCTGAGCCCCAACTTCGTCAAGCTCATCTCCTGGTACGACAACGAGTGGGGTTACTCCCGCCGTGTCGTCGACCTCATCTCCTACGTCGCCGCCAAGGACAAGGAGGCTGGTCTCTAA
- a CDS encoding putative amino-acid permease C15C4.04c: protein MTSDGDKKQITFQVANDDDQELVALGYKPSFKREFTNLATISFAFSIMGLCSSISTTFNTPLLLGGPASVVWCWILGASLCFTLGASIAEIVSAYPTCGGLYTASAQLVPAKYRARVGWLVGWLNILGQIAGISSTEFGLANMILAAVSVGRNGNFEITEGKVVGLFAGLLIVHGLLNSVTTRHLAQMTKGFVFVNLGATFIIIIVLLAKTPRSEMHPANYVFGSAGIINQSEGWNTGIAFLFGLLSVQWTMTDYDATAHISEEVKRAAYAAPSAIFIAVVGTGLIGWLLNIVLVLCSGPLEALPGPSNSAVLEILYLRAGKAGSLIIWVFVCSTAFFVVQTALHAASRTIYAFSRDHGLPDAGYFGKTSKLTQTPLRAIWLTTFVSILPGLLDLASPVAANAIFSLTAMALDLSYVIPIFCRRVFQDHPDVMFKPGPFYMGKGWLGITCNVVCIAWTIFICVIFSLPTVRPVTKDNMNYASVITIGVIFLASLWYIAAAHKHYTGPKSNLNDDSVEAVTQSLSSEDSDSDRKTPVA from the exons ATGACCAGCGACGGCGACAAGAAGCAGATAACGTTCCAGGTCGccaatgatgatgatcaagagcTGGTAGCCTTGGGCTATAAGCCCTCATTTAAGCGAGAGTTCACGAATCTGGCTACG ATTAGTTTTGCGTTCAGTATCATG GGTTTATGTTCTAGCATCTCAACGACTTTCAACACTCCTCTCCTTCTGGGCGGACCGGCAtct GTTGTATGGTGCTGGATTCTCGGTGCTTCTTTGTGCTTTACCCTCGGTGCCAGTATCGCAGAAATCGTTAGTGCATATCCCACGTGCGGTGGCTT ATACACTGCATCTGCCCAACTGGTTCCTGCGAAATATCGAGCCAGG GTTGGCTGGCTGGTGGGATGGCTCAACATCCTCG GACAGATCGCTGGTATCTCTTCCACTGAGTTTGGTCTGGCCAACATGATCCTCGCCGCCGTCAGCGTGGGCCGA AACGGTAACTTTGAAATCACTGAG GGTAAGGTTGTTGGTCTCTTTGCAGGACTTCTTATCGTCCATGGTCTCCTCAACTCGGTGACTACACGTCATCTGGCCCAGATGACCAAAGGCTTTGTGTTCGTCAACCTCGGGGCAACTTTCA tcatcatcatcgtgtTGTTGGCAAAGACTCCCCGTTCAGAAATGCATCCTGCCAACTATGTGTTCGGATCTGCCGGTATCATCAATCAGTCAGAAGGTTGGAATACTGGCATTGCTTTCCTCTTTGGTCTGCTTTCAGTACAGTGGACG ATGACG GACTACGACGCCACAGCACATATATC GGAGGAAGTTAAGCGCGCAGCCTACGCAG CTCCATCGGCTATTTTCATTGCTG TCGTTGGTACTGGTCTGATTGGGTGGCTCTTGAAcatcgttctcgttctctgtTCTGGTCCTCT CGAAGCTCTTCCAGGACCTTCCAACTCTGCCGTATTGGAG ATTCTGTACCTCCGAGCCGGTAAAGCTGGTTCACTTATCATCTGG GTCTTCGTTTGTTCTACTGCATTCTTTGTCGTACAAACTGCTCTTCACGCCGCTTCAAGAACTATATATGCGTTCAGTCGTGATCACG GACTTCCCGATGCTGGTTACTTCGGAAAGACGTCCAAACTTACGCAAACACCCCTGCGCGCCATCTGGTTAACGACCTTCGTCAGCATTCTACCTGGTCTCCTCGACCTTGCCAGCCCTGTCGCCGCCAACGCCATTTTCTCACTGACTGCCATGGCACTCGATCTCAGCTACGTGATCCCTATCTTCTGCAGACGGGTATTCCAAGATCACCCTGATGTGATGTTTAAACCTGGACCTTTCTACATGGGCAAGGGGTGGTTGGGAATTACCTGCAACGTTGTCTGCATCGCTTGGACGATTTTCATTTGCGTTATCTTTTCACTCCCAACAGTGAGACCTGTTACCAAGGATAACATGAATTATGCTTCG GTTATCACAATCGGTGTAATCTTCCTGGCTTCCCTTTGGTACATCGCCGCCGCTCATAAACACTACACTGGACCCAAGTCAAATCTCAACGACGATAGTGTGGAAGCTGTTACCCAAAGCTTATCGAGTGAGGACTCTGATTCCGACAGGAAGACGCCTGTGGCATAG